One genomic window of Streptomyces sp. NBC_01276 includes the following:
- a CDS encoding transglycosylase domain-containing protein, with amino-acid sequence MGRAEARRAQQQRGARKAPSGRAGKSTGKTGGKRSGIRRFLNWKTILGTFLGGALLLIIGAVALYFSVDPPDPNKNAILQSNTYKYADGSIMARTGQMNREILPIDKIPEDVRTAFIAIENKSFYQDSGVDAIGVARGLFNTATGRGKAGGSTITQQYVKNYYLTQDQSATRKLRELVISIKVDQRMKKNEILAGYLNTNFYGRNAYGIQAAAQAYYGIDAEKLNLEQAAYLAAVIQAPSQYDWAIAGPNGKRLVMIRFNAVLDNMVEMGKLDQAKRATLKFQEPIKPKPLPGMDGQKGYLVQAAKQELSRQGIKDADITAGGWTITLNVDKKKQAALEKAVDDELESKLDRKNTKDRPQDQSVQAGATSVDAKTGAIVAMYGGVGLTEKAESNALRTDFQPGSTFKPVVLATALETGAKTQDGRPITPNALYDGTSKRAVVGSATAFAPQNQDNINYGDPMLTVQEATNSSVNSVYAQMIVDAKPEKVKETALALGMRDRDGWPADRPAMSLGTMSANTVEMAGVYATFGNHGKKVTPTIVKKAEHADADFKPVNPIGGQVLTAKTADTVTKVLTGVVEDGSGKAVRSSAYEAAGKTGTTESNVAAWFTGYTPELVTVVAMFGEDPNSHNQVTLTGTAGKGRAGGSSFPAQIWQAYTTAALRGQTTGQFDLEDAEMGTPPAPTRSPSPTASNQTVAPTPTSSSTRPTGSPDPTGSSGKPDPTAPTKDPTPTKKPTPPTKDPTPPTKDPTPPGPPNPLLGR; translated from the coding sequence ATGGGCCGAGCAGAGGCGCGACGGGCGCAGCAGCAGCGCGGTGCGCGGAAAGCGCCGAGCGGGCGTGCGGGCAAGTCGACCGGGAAGACCGGGGGGAAGCGCAGCGGCATACGTCGCTTCCTCAACTGGAAGACGATCCTGGGGACTTTCCTCGGAGGTGCCCTGCTCCTCATCATCGGAGCGGTCGCCCTCTACTTCTCCGTGGACCCGCCGGACCCGAACAAGAACGCGATCCTCCAGAGCAACACGTACAAGTACGCCGATGGCTCGATCATGGCCCGCACCGGCCAGATGAACCGCGAGATCCTCCCGATCGACAAGATCCCCGAGGACGTGCGGACGGCCTTCATCGCCATCGAGAACAAGTCCTTCTACCAGGACAGCGGCGTCGACGCGATCGGTGTCGCCCGAGGCCTCTTCAACACGGCCACCGGCCGCGGCAAGGCCGGCGGATCGACGATCACCCAGCAGTACGTCAAGAACTACTACCTGACCCAGGACCAGTCGGCGACCCGAAAGCTCCGTGAGCTGGTGATCTCGATCAAGGTCGACCAGCGCATGAAGAAGAACGAGATCCTCGCCGGTTACCTCAACACCAACTTCTACGGCCGCAACGCCTACGGCATCCAGGCCGCGGCCCAGGCCTACTACGGCATCGACGCCGAGAAGCTGAACCTGGAGCAGGCCGCCTACCTCGCCGCCGTCATCCAGGCCCCCAGCCAGTACGACTGGGCGATCGCCGGCCCCAACGGCAAGCGGCTGGTCATGATCCGCTTCAACGCCGTCCTCGACAACATGGTCGAGATGGGCAAGCTGGACCAGGCCAAGCGGGCGACCCTGAAGTTCCAGGAGCCCATCAAGCCCAAGCCGCTCCCGGGCATGGACGGACAGAAGGGCTACCTGGTCCAGGCCGCCAAGCAGGAGCTGAGCCGCCAGGGCATCAAGGACGCCGACATCACCGCCGGCGGCTGGACCATCACCCTGAACGTCGACAAGAAGAAGCAGGCCGCGCTGGAGAAGGCCGTCGACGACGAGCTGGAGTCCAAGCTCGACCGCAAGAACACCAAGGACCGCCCCCAGGACCAGAGCGTCCAGGCCGGCGCCACCTCGGTCGACGCCAAGACCGGCGCGATCGTCGCGATGTACGGCGGCGTGGGCCTGACGGAGAAGGCCGAGAGCAACGCCCTGCGCACCGACTTCCAGCCGGGCTCGACCTTCAAGCCGGTCGTGCTGGCCACCGCCCTGGAGACCGGCGCGAAGACCCAGGACGGCCGTCCGATCACGCCGAACGCCCTCTACGACGGCACCAGCAAGCGCGCCGTCGTCGGCAGCGCGACCGCCTTCGCCCCGCAGAACCAGGACAACATCAACTACGGCGACCCGATGCTCACGGTCCAGGAGGCCACCAACTCCTCCGTGAACTCCGTGTACGCGCAGATGATCGTCGACGCCAAGCCGGAGAAGGTGAAGGAGACCGCGCTCGCCCTCGGCATGCGCGACCGCGACGGCTGGCCGGCCGACAGGCCCGCCATGTCGCTCGGCACCATGAGCGCCAACACCGTCGAGATGGCCGGCGTCTACGCCACCTTCGGCAACCACGGCAAGAAGGTCACCCCGACCATCGTCAAGAAGGCCGAGCACGCCGACGCCGATTTCAAGCCGGTCAACCCGATCGGCGGGCAGGTGCTGACGGCCAAGACCGCCGACACCGTCACCAAGGTCCTCACGGGCGTGGTCGAGGACGGTTCCGGCAAGGCCGTGCGCAGCTCCGCCTACGAGGCCGCGGGCAAGACCGGCACCACCGAGTCCAACGTGGCGGCCTGGTTCACCGGCTACACCCCGGAGCTCGTCACCGTCGTCGCGATGTTCGGCGAGGACCCGAACTCGCACAACCAGGTCACCCTGACCGGCACCGCCGGCAAGGGCCGCGCGGGCGGTTCCAGCTTCCCCGCCCAGATCTGGCAGGCGTACACCACGGCCGCGCTCCGGGGCCAGACCACCGGCCAGTTCGACCTGGAGGACGCCGAGATGGGCACCCCGCCGGCGCCGACCCGCAGCCCGTCGCCCACCGCGTCGAACCAGACCGTCGCCCCGACGCCGACCAGCTCCAGCACCCGCCCCACCGGTTCCCCGGACCCCACGGGCAGCTCCGGCAAGCCGGACCCGACCGCGCCGACCAAGGACCCGACGCCGACGAAGAAGCCCACGCCGCCGACGAAGGACCCGACGCCGCCCACGAAGGACCCGACGCCCCCCGGGCCGCCGAACCCGCTCCTGGGCCGGTAG
- a CDS encoding SPFH domain-containing protein: MTTAVDRRPSEVREFAAHSVGGGLALLLGLLGTAAGVALIAFGATATATGPKAAMIAAGILLVLCSLFAMMGLNTVAPGEARVVQLFGRYRGTIRADGLRWVNPLTSRRKISTRVRNHETAVLKVNDAYGNPIELAAVVVWRVSETARAVFEVEDFTEFVETQTETAVRHIAIEYPYDAHDEGGLSLRGNAEEITEKLSAELATRVETAGVEIIESRFTHLAYAPEIASAMLQRQQAGAVVAARKQIVEGAVGMVELALTRLAEEEIVDLDPERKASMVSNLMVVLCGDRAAQPVINTGTLYQ, encoded by the coding sequence ATGACAACCGCAGTCGACCGCCGGCCGAGTGAGGTCCGGGAGTTCGCGGCGCACAGCGTCGGCGGCGGACTGGCCCTGCTACTGGGCCTGTTGGGCACGGCGGCCGGGGTGGCCCTGATCGCCTTCGGTGCGACGGCGACCGCGACGGGACCCAAGGCGGCGATGATCGCGGCCGGGATCCTGCTGGTCCTCTGCTCGCTGTTCGCCATGATGGGACTGAACACGGTGGCCCCCGGCGAGGCCCGCGTGGTCCAGCTCTTCGGCCGCTACCGCGGCACGATCCGGGCGGACGGACTGCGCTGGGTCAACCCGCTGACCTCCCGCAGGAAGATCTCCACCCGGGTCCGCAATCACGAGACGGCCGTCCTGAAGGTCAACGACGCCTACGGCAACCCGATCGAGCTCGCCGCCGTCGTGGTCTGGCGGGTCTCCGAGACCGCGCGCGCGGTGTTCGAGGTCGAGGACTTCACGGAGTTCGTCGAGACGCAGACCGAGACGGCCGTGCGGCACATCGCGATCGAGTACCCCTACGACGCCCACGACGAGGGCGGGCTCTCGCTGCGCGGCAACGCGGAGGAGATCACCGAGAAGCTCTCGGCGGAGCTGGCCACCCGGGTGGAGACGGCGGGCGTGGAGATCATCGAGTCCCGCTTCACGCATCTCGCGTACGCTCCGGAGATCGCCTCCGCGATGCTCCAGCGCCAGCAGGCCGGCGCGGTCGTGGCGGCCCGCAAGCAGATCGTCGAGGGCGCGGTGGGCATGGTGGAACTGGCCCTGACGCGGCTGGCCGAGGAGGAGATCGTGGACCTGGACCCGGAGCGCAAGGCCTCCATGGTGTCGAACCTGATGGTGGTGCTCTGCGGCGACCGCGCGGCCCAGCCCGTCATCAACACGGGCACCCTCTACCAGTGA
- a CDS encoding hydrogen peroxide-inducible genes activator — protein sequence MAVGNRGPKQLKQTRQTRQAKQPTLAQLRAFAAVAEHLHFRDAAAAIGMSQPALSGAVSALEEALGVQLLERTTRKVLLSPAGERIAARARGVLDAMGGLLEEAEAVRAPFTGVLRLGVIPTVAPYLLPTVLGLFQRRYPRMDLQVHEEQTASLLEGLSGGRLDLLLLAVPLGMPGVTELPLFDEDFVLLAPREHPLAGRRDIPREELRGLQLLLLDEGHCLRDQALDICREAGRSAGADVTTTAAGLSTLVQLVAGGLGVTLLPRTALRLETARNEYLATGYFAEPAPSRRIALAMRTGTARHEEFRAVAAALREAVRPLPVWPTD from the coding sequence GTGGCTGTCGGTAATAGGGGACCGAAGCAGTTGAAGCAGACGCGGCAGACGAGGCAGGCCAAGCAGCCGACGCTGGCGCAGTTGCGCGCCTTCGCGGCGGTCGCGGAACACCTGCACTTCCGGGACGCCGCCGCGGCGATCGGCATGAGCCAGCCCGCGCTCTCGGGCGCCGTCTCCGCGCTGGAGGAGGCCCTCGGGGTGCAGCTGCTGGAGCGCACCACCCGCAAGGTGCTGCTCTCCCCGGCGGGCGAGCGGATCGCCGCCCGCGCGCGCGGCGTGCTCGACGCGATGGGCGGGCTGCTGGAGGAGGCCGAGGCGGTCCGGGCGCCCTTCACCGGGGTGCTGCGGCTCGGGGTGATCCCCACCGTGGCCCCGTACCTGCTGCCGACCGTGCTCGGGCTCTTCCAGCGGCGCTACCCGCGCATGGACCTCCAGGTGCACGAGGAGCAGACGGCCTCGCTGCTGGAGGGGCTGTCCGGCGGGCGCCTCGACCTGCTGCTGCTCGCGGTGCCGCTCGGCATGCCGGGCGTCACCGAACTGCCCCTCTTCGACGAGGACTTCGTCCTGCTGGCCCCGCGCGAGCACCCGCTGGCCGGGCGGCGGGACATCCCGCGCGAGGAACTGCGCGGCCTCCAGCTGCTGTTGCTCGACGAGGGCCACTGCCTGCGCGACCAGGCCCTGGACATCTGCCGCGAGGCGGGCCGCAGCGCCGGGGCGGACGTCACCACCACCGCCGCCGGACTGTCCACGCTCGTCCAGCTGGTCGCGGGCGGGCTCGGGGTCACCCTGCTGCCCCGCACCGCCCTGCGCCTGGAGACCGCCCGCAACGAGTACCTGGCCACCGGGTACTTCGCCGAGCCGGCCCCCTCGCGGCGGATCGCGCTGGCCATGCGGACCGGGACGGCCCGGCACGAGGAGTTCCGGGCCGTCGCCGCCGCGCTGCGCGAGGCGGTGCGCCCGCTCCCGGTGTGGCCCACCGACTGA
- a CDS encoding peroxiredoxin, which produces MLTVGDKFPSYDLTACVSLEAGSEFAQIDHKTYEGKWKVVFAWPLDFTFVCPTEIAAFGKLNEEFADRDAQVLGFSLDSEYVHHAWRKDHADLRDLPFPMMSDIKRELSTELGILGEDGLPMRAVFIVDPNNEIQFSMVTAGSVGRNPKEVLRVLDALQTDELCPCNWNKGDDTINAGALLAGE; this is translated from the coding sequence GTGCTCACTGTCGGTGACAAGTTCCCCAGCTACGACCTGACCGCCTGCGTCTCCCTCGAAGCCGGCAGCGAGTTCGCGCAGATCGACCACAAGACCTACGAGGGCAAGTGGAAGGTCGTCTTCGCGTGGCCGCTGGACTTCACCTTCGTGTGCCCGACGGAGATCGCCGCCTTCGGCAAGCTGAACGAGGAGTTCGCCGACCGTGACGCGCAGGTCCTCGGCTTCTCCCTCGACTCCGAGTACGTCCACCACGCCTGGCGCAAGGACCACGCCGACCTGCGTGACCTGCCCTTCCCGATGATGTCCGACATCAAGCGCGAGCTGTCGACCGAGCTGGGCATCCTCGGCGAGGACGGCCTGCCGATGCGCGCCGTCTTCATCGTGGACCCGAACAACGAGATCCAGTTCTCGATGGTGACCGCCGGTTCCGTGGGCCGTAACCCCAAGGAGGTCCTGCGGGTCCTCGACGCCCTGCAGACCGACGAGCTGTGCCCCTGCAACTGGAACAAGGGCGACGACACCATCAACGCGGGCGCCCTGCTGGCCGGTGAGTGA
- a CDS encoding alkyl hydroperoxide reductase, protein MSLDSLKSAIPDFAKDLKLNLGSVIGNQDTLSQQQLWGTVLSCAIASRSPRVLRELEPEAKAALSPEAYTAAKSAAAIMAMNNVFYRTRHLLSDPEYGTLRAGLRMNVIGNPGVEKIDFELWSLAVSAVNGCGQCLDSHEQVLRKAGVDRETVQEAFKIASVIQAVAVTLDAEAALAAE, encoded by the coding sequence ATGTCCCTCGACTCCCTCAAGTCCGCCATACCGGACTTCGCCAAGGACCTGAAGCTGAACCTCGGTTCGGTCATCGGCAATCAGGACACCCTCTCGCAGCAGCAGCTGTGGGGCACCGTCCTGTCCTGCGCGATCGCCTCCCGCTCCCCGCGCGTCCTGCGCGAGCTGGAGCCCGAGGCGAAGGCGGCCCTGTCGCCCGAGGCGTACACCGCCGCCAAGTCCGCCGCGGCGATCATGGCGATGAACAACGTCTTCTACCGCACGCGCCACCTGCTCTCCGACCCGGAGTACGGCACGCTGCGCGCGGGCCTGCGGATGAACGTCATCGGCAACCCCGGCGTGGAGAAGATCGACTTCGAGCTGTGGTCGCTCGCGGTCTCCGCGGTCAACGGCTGCGGCCAGTGCCTGGACTCGCACGAGCAGGTCCTGCGCAAGGCCGGCGTGGACCGCGAGACGGTCCAGGAGGCCTTCAAGATCGCCTCGGTGATCCAGGCCGTCGCCGTCACCCTCGACGCCGAAGCGGCCCTGGCCGCCGAGTAG
- a CDS encoding AI-2E family transporter has protein sequence MSKRAGWLGRLGSRLSRMEARLDERRAEVEAEATGEPVAPVVGAAEAPVPVPQAVSGALPPPAKPDPVTVIPWGMRVAAEASWRLLLLAGMLWVLMKVISEVRLVVLAFAAALLVTALLQPFVVRLRRLGLPRGLATAVTAILGFVVIGLVGWFVVWQVMENLDDLSNRLREGINELKSWALDSPFHVTEKQINDIAKNLSETIGTNTEEITSAGLQGVTVLVEVLTGMLLAMFSTLFLLYDGAKIWDWVLGLVPAAARPGLSGAGPRAWRTLTAYVRGTVLVALIDAVFIGLGLYFLDVTMAVPLAVFIFLFAFIPLVGAVVSGALAVVVALVTQGPFIALMVLLVVLAVQQIEGHVLQPFILGRAVRVHPLAVVLSVAAGGMIAGIGGAVVAVPLVAVTNTVVGYLRAHARERHLPSVAMGPAPHGATATAVAVTGPGAGDDQRA, from the coding sequence ATGTCGAAGAGGGCAGGCTGGCTCGGCCGGCTCGGCAGCAGACTGAGCCGGATGGAGGCGCGCCTCGACGAACGGCGGGCCGAGGTCGAGGCCGAGGCCACCGGGGAGCCGGTGGCGCCCGTCGTGGGCGCCGCCGAGGCGCCCGTCCCCGTACCGCAGGCCGTGTCCGGGGCGCTCCCGCCGCCGGCCAAGCCCGATCCGGTGACCGTCATCCCCTGGGGCATGCGCGTGGCCGCCGAGGCCAGCTGGCGGCTGCTGCTGCTCGCCGGGATGCTCTGGGTGCTGATGAAGGTGATCAGCGAAGTCCGGCTGGTCGTCCTCGCCTTCGCGGCCGCCCTGCTGGTGACCGCGCTGCTCCAGCCCTTCGTGGTCCGGCTGCGCAGGCTCGGGCTGCCGAGGGGGCTGGCCACCGCCGTCACGGCGATCCTGGGCTTCGTCGTGATCGGACTGGTCGGCTGGTTCGTGGTCTGGCAGGTCATGGAGAACCTCGACGACCTCTCCAACCGGCTGCGCGAGGGCATCAACGAGCTCAAGAGCTGGGCCCTGGACAGCCCGTTCCACGTGACCGAGAAGCAGATCAACGACATCGCGAAGAACCTCAGCGAGACGATCGGCACCAACACCGAGGAGATCACCTCCGCCGGGCTCCAGGGCGTGACGGTCCTGGTAGAGGTGCTGACGGGCATGCTGCTCGCGATGTTCTCGACGCTCTTCCTGCTCTACGACGGCGCGAAGATCTGGGACTGGGTGCTCGGCCTGGTCCCGGCCGCGGCCCGCCCCGGCCTCTCGGGCGCCGGTCCGCGCGCCTGGCGCACGCTCACCGCGTACGTGCGCGGCACCGTCCTCGTCGCGCTCATCGACGCCGTCTTCATCGGCCTCGGGCTCTACTTCCTCGACGTGACGATGGCCGTGCCGCTGGCCGTGTTCATCTTCCTGTTCGCCTTCATCCCGCTGGTCGGCGCCGTGGTCTCCGGGGCGCTCGCCGTGGTCGTGGCGCTGGTGACGCAGGGGCCGTTCATCGCCCTGATGGTGCTGCTGGTGGTGCTGGCGGTGCAGCAGATCGAGGGGCACGTGCTCCAGCCCTTCATCCTGGGCCGCGCGGTACGGGTCCACCCGCTCGCGGTGGTGCTCTCGGTCGCGGCCGGCGGGATGATCGCGGGGATCGGCGGCGCGGTGGTCGCCGTACCGCTGGTCGCCGTCACGAACACGGTCGTCGGCTACCTGCGGGCCCACGCCCGCGAGCGGCACCTCCCGTCCGTCGCGATGGGTCCGGCCCCGCACGGCGCCACCGCCACGGCCGTGGCCGTGACGGGGCCGGGGGCCGGCGATGATCAGCGAGCCTGA
- a CDS encoding transglycosylase SLT domain-containing protein, translating to MSRISVRGFAVASATAVTTVGAVVGVATGDAASSNDIETTASGATLLTDIPVGEQAQVQSASLTQQADAIAHAADTDAKRSAEEAARIQAAEDAKSKKADAEKAEKAKQDEAEAKLKKEREEKDEVASRSATRDAGDFPLQGSYTVSQVKAIAQQLVPSGQYQCFSNIINEESTWNYQAVNSSSGAYGLVQALPGSKMASAGSDWRTNPATQIKWGLGYMNERYGSPCSAWSFHQANGWY from the coding sequence GTGAGCCGGATTTCGGTCCGGGGGTTCGCAGTGGCTTCGGCCACCGCGGTCACCACCGTCGGCGCAGTCGTCGGCGTCGCCACCGGCGACGCCGCCTCCTCGAACGACATCGAGACCACCGCGTCGGGTGCGACTCTCCTCACTGACATCCCGGTCGGCGAGCAGGCCCAGGTCCAGAGCGCGTCCCTGACGCAGCAGGCCGACGCCATCGCCCACGCCGCCGACACCGACGCCAAGCGCTCGGCGGAAGAGGCTGCCCGCATCCAGGCCGCCGAGGACGCCAAGTCCAAGAAGGCCGACGCCGAGAAGGCGGAGAAGGCCAAGCAGGACGAGGCCGAGGCCAAGCTCAAGAAGGAGCGCGAGGAGAAGGACGAGGTCGCGAGCCGGTCCGCCACCCGCGACGCCGGTGACTTCCCCCTCCAGGGCTCCTACACGGTCTCGCAGGTCAAGGCCATCGCGCAGCAGCTGGTCCCCTCGGGCCAGTACCAGTGCTTCTCCAACATCATCAACGAGGAATCCACCTGGAACTACCAGGCGGTCAACTCCTCCTCGGGCGCCTACGGCCTGGTCCAGGCGCTCCCCGGTTCGAAGATGGCCTCGGCCGGCTCGGACTGGCGCACCAACCCGGCCACCCAGATCAAGTGGGGCCTGGGCTACATGAACGAGCGCTACGGCAGCCCGTGCAGCGCCTGGAGCTTCCACCAGGCCAACGGCTGGTACTAG
- a CDS encoding PhoH family protein, with protein sequence MVTSTKRRLPDRRTYVLDTSVLLADPNAFSRFDEHEVVLPIVVITELEAKRHHPELGYFARQALRLLDDFRVRYGRLDAPIPLGDLGGTLRVELNHSDPGVLPAGFRLGDNDSRILAVARNLQAEGYDVTVVSKDLPLRIKASSVGLLAEEYRAELAITGAGWTGMSELALSGEQVDLLYSEERLYVPEAAELPVHTGLVLQSERGKALGRVTADGNVKLVRGDREAFGLHGRSAEQRIALDLLLDPEIGIMSMGGRAGTGKSALALCAGLEAVLERRQHKKVMVFRPLYAVGGQDLGYLPGDASEKMSPWAQAVFDTLSAVAGREVIEEVLGRGMLEVLPLTHIRGRSLHDSFVIVDEAQSLERNVLLTVLSRIGANSRVVLTHDVAQRDNLRVGRYDGVVAVVEKLKGHPLFAHVTLTRSERSPIAALVTEMLETL encoded by the coding sequence GTGGTGACCAGCACAAAGCGCCGCCTGCCCGACAGGCGGACCTACGTCCTCGACACCAGCGTCCTGCTGGCAGACCCCAACGCCTTCTCCCGCTTCGACGAGCACGAGGTCGTGCTCCCGATCGTGGTGATCACAGAGCTGGAGGCAAAGAGGCACCATCCCGAACTCGGCTACTTCGCGCGTCAGGCCCTGCGCCTGCTCGACGACTTCCGGGTCCGCTACGGTCGCCTCGACGCCCCCATCCCGCTGGGCGATCTGGGCGGGACCCTGCGCGTCGAGCTCAACCACTCCGACCCGGGCGTCCTGCCCGCCGGCTTCCGGCTGGGGGACAACGACTCGCGCATCCTCGCGGTCGCCCGCAACCTCCAGGCCGAGGGCTACGACGTCACGGTCGTCTCGAAGGACCTTCCCCTGCGCATCAAGGCCTCCTCCGTGGGGCTGCTCGCGGAGGAGTACCGCGCGGAACTCGCGATCACCGGTGCCGGCTGGACCGGCATGAGCGAGCTCGCCCTCTCCGGGGAGCAGGTGGACCTCCTCTACTCCGAGGAACGGCTCTACGTACCGGAGGCCGCGGAGCTGCCCGTGCACACCGGACTGGTCCTGCAGTCCGAGCGCGGCAAGGCCCTGGGCCGGGTCACGGCCGACGGCAACGTGAAGCTCGTCCGGGGCGACCGGGAGGCCTTCGGACTGCACGGCCGCAGCGCCGAACAGCGCATCGCCCTCGACCTGCTGCTCGACCCGGAGATCGGGATCATGTCGATGGGCGGCCGGGCCGGCACCGGAAAGTCGGCGCTGGCGCTCTGCGCGGGCCTGGAGGCGGTCCTGGAGCGCAGGCAGCACAAGAAGGTGATGGTCTTCCGCCCGCTGTACGCGGTCGGCGGCCAGGACCTCGGCTACCTGCCCGGCGACGCGTCCGAGAAGATGAGCCCCTGGGCGCAGGCGGTCTTCGACACCCTCTCGGCGGTGGCCGGGCGCGAGGTCATCGAGGAGGTGCTGGGCCGCGGGATGCTGGAGGTCCTGCCGCTCACGCACATCCGCGGCCGTTCGCTCCACGACTCCTTCGTGATCGTGGACGAGGCCCAGTCGCTGGAGCGCAACGTCCTGCTGACCGTTCTGTCCCGGATCGGGGCCAATTCGCGGGTGGTTCTGACCCACGACGTGGCCCAGCGGGACAATCTGCGGGTCGGCCGGTACGACGGAGTGGTCGCCGTCGTTGAGAAGCTGAAGGGGCATCCGCTCTTCGCCCACGTCACGCTGACCCGTTCCGAGCGCTCCCCGATCGCGGCCCTGGTCACCGAGATGCTCGAAACGCTCTGA
- a CDS encoding isoprenyl transferase — protein MKLRDLVYRLYARRVEGRLDHDASPKHIGVILDGNRRWAKAAGSTTVQGHQAGADKISEMLGWCTETDVEVVTLWMLSTDNLDRPEVELRPLLNIIENTVRGLAADGRWRVHHVGNLDILPAQTQSVLKEAEQATHDVDGILVNVAVGYGGRQEIADAVRSLLLEHAEKGTSFEELAEVLDIDHIAEHLYTRGQPDPDLVIRTSGEQRLSGFMLWQSAHSEYYFCEVFWPAFRKVDFLRALRDYAARHRRYGT, from the coding sequence GTGAAGCTGCGCGACCTGGTGTACAGGCTTTACGCACGCCGGGTGGAAGGCCGCCTCGACCACGACGCGTCGCCCAAGCACATCGGCGTCATCCTGGACGGGAACCGGCGCTGGGCCAAGGCGGCGGGGAGCACCACGGTGCAGGGCCATCAGGCCGGCGCCGACAAGATCTCCGAGATGCTCGGCTGGTGCACCGAGACGGACGTCGAGGTCGTCACCCTGTGGATGCTGTCCACGGACAACCTGGACCGGCCGGAGGTCGAGCTCCGCCCGCTGCTCAACATCATCGAGAACACGGTCCGGGGCCTCGCCGCGGACGGCCGCTGGCGCGTCCACCACGTGGGCAACCTCGACATCCTGCCCGCACAGACCCAGTCCGTGCTCAAGGAGGCCGAGCAGGCCACGCACGACGTCGACGGGATACTCGTCAACGTCGCCGTGGGCTACGGAGGCCGCCAGGAGATCGCGGACGCCGTGCGCTCGCTGCTCCTGGAGCACGCCGAGAAGGGCACCTCCTTCGAGGAGCTCGCCGAGGTCCTGGACATCGACCACATCGCCGAGCACCTCTACACGCGCGGCCAGCCCGACCCGGACCTGGTGATCCGCACCAGCGGCGAGCAGCGACTGTCCGGATTCATGCTGTGGCAGAGCGCCCACTCGGAGTACTACTTCTGCGAGGTCTTCTGGCCGGCCTTCCGCAAGGTCGACTTCCTGCGCGCCCTGCGCGACTACGCCGCCCGCCACCGGCGCTACGGCACCTGA
- the mgrA gene encoding L-glyceraldehyde 3-phosphate reductase, which translates to MTDNNPYRAEPSRYDSMQYRRTGHSGLKLPAISLGLWHNFGDDKSLESQRAILRRAFDLGVTHFDLANNYGPPPGSAELNFGKIFAQDFASYREELVLSTKAGYLMHPGPYGEWGSRKYLLGSLDASLKRMGVDYVDVFYSHRFDPETPLEETMGALASAVQQGKALYVGVSSYTAEQTAEAARILRGMGVRPLIHQPSYSMINRWTEEDGLLDTLEEAGMGCISFAPLAQGLLTGKYLGGIPEGSRASQGKSLNPDLLSEDVLGRLAGLNEIAARRGQSLAQLALTWVLRDERMTSALIGASSVRQLEENVAALAAAPLSAEELKEIDSFAVSTPGTNIWAQRG; encoded by the coding sequence GTGACTGATAACAATCCCTATCGGGCAGAGCCCTCGCGCTACGACTCCATGCAGTACCGGCGCACCGGCCACAGCGGCCTCAAGCTTCCGGCCATCTCCCTCGGCCTCTGGCACAACTTCGGTGACGACAAGTCCCTGGAGTCCCAGCGGGCCATCCTCCGCCGCGCCTTCGACCTCGGCGTCACCCACTTCGACCTGGCCAACAACTACGGCCCGCCGCCCGGCTCGGCCGAGCTGAACTTCGGCAAGATCTTCGCGCAGGACTTCGCGTCCTACCGCGAGGAGCTGGTGCTCTCCACCAAGGCCGGCTACCTGATGCACCCGGGCCCCTACGGTGAGTGGGGCAGCCGCAAGTACCTCCTCGGCTCGCTCGACGCGTCGCTGAAGCGGATGGGCGTGGACTACGTCGACGTCTTCTACTCGCACCGCTTCGACCCGGAGACCCCGCTGGAGGAGACCATGGGCGCGCTCGCGTCCGCGGTCCAGCAGGGCAAGGCGCTCTACGTCGGCGTGTCCTCGTACACGGCGGAGCAGACGGCCGAGGCGGCGCGGATCCTGCGCGGGATGGGCGTGCGGCCGCTGATCCACCAGCCCTCGTACTCCATGATCAACCGCTGGACGGAGGAGGACGGGCTGCTGGACACCCTGGAGGAGGCCGGCATGGGCTGCATCTCCTTCGCGCCGCTCGCGCAGGGCCTGCTGACCGGCAAGTACCTGGGCGGCATCCCGGAGGGCTCGCGGGCCAGCCAGGGCAAGTCCCTCAACCCGGACCTGCTCTCCGAGGACGTCCTCGGCCGCCTCGCCGGCCTGAACGAGATCGCCGCGCGGCGCGGGCAGTCGCTGGCGCAGCTGGCGCTGACGTGGGTGCTGCGCGACGAGCGGATGACCTCCGCGCTGATCGGCGCGTCGAGCGTGCGGCAGCTGGAGGAGAACGTGGCCGCGCTGGCCGCGGCGCCGCTGTCGGCGGAGGAGCTGAAGGAGATCGACTCCTTCGCCGTCTCCACCCCCGGCACCAACATCTGGGCCCAGCGCGGCTGA